CATCGGCCAGGCCGCCGCTCCGGACGCCTCGACGGTCACAGTGACCGAAGGCATTCAGACGGGCGTCATCACGGTCACTGCCGGCCGTTACAGCCCCGCGAACTTGGCTCTGAAGTCCGGCTTCCCAACCACCCTGATCTTCCGGTCGCAAGATGCCTTCGGCTGTGTGGCCGCGCTCGAGGTCCCCTCCGTTGGCGTGCAGGCGGTGCTGCCAGCAACCGGCGACACCCCGATCGACCTTGGCGTCATCAAGGCCGGCCAAATCGACTACTCATGCTCGATGGGCATGTACTCCGGCACCATCACCGTCACCTGAGACAGAGGAGAGACCCGTGGCGACCACCACTCACACCTGGCGCGTGTCCGGAATGCACTGCACCAGCTGCAGCATCCTCATCGACGAAGCCGTCGAAGAGCTCGACGGCGTGACGTCCTCGACGACCTCGCTGAAGAAGAAGCTCACCACCGTCACCCTTGACCCGGCTGTGTGCGAGCCCGACCGAGTCGTCGACGCCATTCGCGACGCCGGATACGAGGCCACCCCTGCAACCGAACACGACCTCACGCCGACGCGGCGATCATGGTTCCGACGGCGCGCCACGTCATGATAACCCCGACGAATGGCCGCTCGCGGACGAGCCTGTGGCCGGTCCACGCCTTCAGCGCCTTCTTGCTCGTTGGGTTCGCGCTTGCAGCGCTCGGCGCACGGACCTGCATATGAACACCCCGACCACGCATCGCCTCGCGGTCCGACTGACTATCGAGCCACGCGATCCGTATCGCTGGGTCACCCTCGGCGCGACCGGACTCGTCACCCTCGCCGTAGCGATGGCCGTCTTCGGCCTACCGCCGATCGATCTGCACCCGCCGACTCACTGGTTCGGAATCATGGACCCACTCTGCGGCGGCACCCGCGCGGCCCGCTACACAGTACTCGGCCAGTGGGCAGCAGCCTGGAACTACAACCCGCTCGGGATCCTCGCCGTGCTGGCCGTGAGTGCTCTCCTGCTCCGCGGCGCCGTCGGCCTCGTGACCTGCCGCTGGCCGACACTCCGGGTGACCTGGTCACCCCGCGCTCGCCAGATCATGATCGCGGTGGCGGTCATCCTGGTTGTCCTGCTCGAGGTCAGACAGCAAGGTCGAGCAGAACTCCTGATGGACGACACCTTCACCTTCGTCGACTATCCCCTCTTCTGACGCCAGACCCACCTCCCTCGCGGCTTCACCTGGCGAGGGGTCCGGCGGTGCGATGGTCAGCGTGTGCAGACCAGGAGGCTGTACGTAGATCCATCGCGGTCGATCTCGAGCCGCTCGACGACGAATCCTGCCTCTCG
The sequence above is drawn from the Nocardioides albertanoniae genome and encodes:
- a CDS encoding heavy-metal-associated domain-containing protein, whose amino-acid sequence is MATTTHTWRVSGMHCTSCSILIDEAVEELDGVTSSTTSLKKKLTTVTLDPAVCEPDRVVDAIRDAGYEATPATEHDLTPTRRSWFRRRATS
- a CDS encoding DUF2752 domain-containing protein, with amino-acid sequence MNTPTTHRLAVRLTIEPRDPYRWVTLGATGLVTLAVAMAVFGLPPIDLHPPTHWFGIMDPLCGGTRAARYTVLGQWAAAWNYNPLGILAVLAVSALLLRGAVGLVTCRWPTLRVTWSPRARQIMIAVAVILVVLLEVRQQGRAELLMDDTFTFVDYPLF